One window of Mesorhizobium loti R88b genomic DNA carries:
- the nifD gene encoding nitrogenase molybdenum-iron protein alpha chain — protein MGLDYENDGALHAKLIEDVLSQYPDKAAKRRKKHLSVATSKDEAGGEDKGLSECDVKSNIKSIPGVMTIRGCAYAGSKGVVWGPVKDMVHISHGPVGCGQYSWSQRRNYYVGTTGIDTFVTMQFTSDFQEKDIVFGGDKKLEKIIDEIEDLFPLSGGISVQSECPIGLIGDDIEAVSRKKAKEHEKTIVPVRCEGFRGVSQSLGHHIANDAIRDWVFDKDDVAFESGPYDVNVVGDYNIGGDAWASRILLEEIGLRVVGNWSGDATLAEIERAPKAKLNLIHCYRSMNYICRHMEEKYGIAWMEYNFFGPSQIEASLRNIAKHFGPEIEEKTEKVIAKYRPLVDAVIAKYQPRLEGRTVMLYVGGLRPRHVITAYEDLAMVIVGTGYEFAHNDDYQRTGHYVKNGTLIYDDVTGYELEKFIEGIRPDLVGSGIKEKYPVQKMGIPFRQMHSWDYSGPYHGYDGFAIFARDMDLAINNPVWGLYRAPWKKMKDAPLRAVAAE, from the coding sequence ATGGGCCTCGACTATGAGAATGACGGCGCTTTGCATGCGAAGCTTATCGAAGACGTGCTGTCCCAATATCCAGACAAGGCGGCGAAGCGTCGCAAGAAGCACCTCAGTGTCGCAACGAGCAAGGACGAGGCCGGCGGGGAGGACAAGGGCCTTTCCGAATGCGACGTCAAATCGAACATCAAATCCATTCCGGGCGTGATGACAATCCGCGGCTGCGCCTATGCCGGCTCCAAGGGCGTGGTGTGGGGTCCAGTCAAGGATATGGTCCACATCTCGCACGGGCCGGTCGGCTGTGGGCAATATTCCTGGTCGCAACGCCGCAACTATTACGTCGGCACGACGGGTATCGACACGTTCGTGACAATGCAGTTCACCTCCGACTTCCAGGAGAAGGACATCGTTTTCGGCGGCGACAAGAAGCTGGAAAAGATCATCGACGAGATCGAGGACCTGTTTCCGCTCAGTGGCGGCATCTCGGTGCAGTCCGAATGCCCGATCGGCCTGATCGGGGACGATATCGAGGCCGTGTCGCGCAAGAAAGCCAAGGAGCACGAAAAGACGATTGTACCGGTGCGCTGCGAAGGTTTCCGCGGCGTTTCACAATCGCTCGGCCACCACATTGCCAATGATGCGATCCGCGATTGGGTCTTCGACAAGGACGATGTCGCGTTCGAGTCCGGCCCATACGACGTCAACGTCGTCGGCGACTACAACATTGGCGGCGATGCCTGGGCCTCGCGAATCCTGCTCGAAGAGATTGGGCTTCGGGTGGTCGGCAACTGGTCGGGCGACGCCACACTCGCCGAAATAGAGCGCGCTCCCAAGGCCAAGCTCAACCTGATCCACTGCTACCGGTCGATGAATTACATCTGCCGGCACATGGAGGAAAAGTACGGCATCGCCTGGATGGAATACAATTTCTTCGGCCCCTCCCAGATCGAGGCCTCTCTGCGCAACATCGCCAAGCATTTCGGCCCGGAAATCGAGGAGAAGACCGAAAAGGTCATCGCCAAATACCGGCCCTTGGTCGATGCCGTCATCGCCAAGTACCAACCGCGCCTCGAAGGCAGGACGGTGATGCTCTATGTCGGCGGGCTACGTCCTCGTCACGTCATCACTGCTTACGAGGACCTCGCTATGGTGATCGTCGGCACCGGCTATGAGTTCGCCCACAACGACGACTATCAGCGCACCGGCCATTACGTGAAAAATGGCACGCTCATCTATGACGACGTCACCGGTTACGAGCTGGAGAAGTTCATCGAAGGCATCCGCCCTGATCTCGTTGGCTCCGGTATCAAGGAGAAGTACCCGGTGCAGAAGATGGGCATCCCGTTCCGCCAGATGCACTCCTGGGACTATTCCGGCCCGTATCACGGCTATGACGGCTTCGCCATTTTCGCCCGCGACATGGATCTGGCCATCAACAACCCGGTCTGGGGTCTCTACCGCGCGCCGTGGAAGAAGATGAAGGACGCACCGCTGAGGGCCGTCGCCGCCGAATGA
- the tnpA gene encoding IS66-like element accessory protein TnpA has translation MTISELTLKSKDSEPARRFEVFTGSGRRRDWLPEEKARIVAESYDAGETVSAVARRHALSPQQLFAWRRSARVPLANAPAPEPLFVPAVVAAQEPEPAGKRARSTRKRKAARETGVIELEIDGVAMRVGRGADARTVAAVIRALKAPS, from the coding sequence ATGACGATTTCAGAGCTTACGCTTAAGTCCAAGGATTCTGAGCCGGCGCGACGTTTCGAGGTGTTCACGGGTTCTGGACGGCGGCGCGATTGGTTGCCGGAGGAGAAAGCGCGGATCGTGGCGGAAAGCTACGATGCTGGCGAGACCGTGAGCGCAGTGGCCCGGCGACATGCATTGTCCCCGCAGCAGCTGTTCGCCTGGCGCCGGTCCGCGCGGGTGCCGTTGGCGAATGCGCCAGCACCGGAGCCGTTGTTTGTTCCAGCGGTGGTCGCGGCACAGGAGCCCGAACCGGCGGGGAAGCGCGCGAGATCGACACGGAAGCGGAAGGCCGCGCGAGAAACCGGCGTGATAGAGCTGGAGATTGACGGCGTCGCCATGCGGGTCGGTCGTGGCGCCGACGCCAGGACAGTGGCGGCGGTGATCCGTGCGCTGAAGGCGCCGTCGTGA
- the nifE gene encoding nitrogenase iron-molybdenum cofactor biosynthesis protein NifE produces the protein MTSLSAKIQDVFDEPACDNNRGKDAKARKQGCSKPLTPGAAAGGCAFDGAKIVLQPITDVAHLVHAPLACEGNSWDNRGAASSGPTLWRTSFTTDLTELDVVMGQGERKLFRAIREIKETYAPPAVFVYSTCVTALIGDDIEAVCKRAAEKFGLAVVPINAPGLAGSKNLGNKLAAEALLDHVIGTVEPDDAGPYDINILGEFNLSGEFWLVKPLLDRLGIRVRACIPGDARYIDVASAHRSQAAMLVCSSALINLARKMAGRWDIPFFEGSFYGITDTSEALRNIAELLVRKGADAEILERTDTLIAEQEAIAWKKLEAYRQRLQGKRVLLNTGGVKSWSVVHALMEIGMEIVGTSVKKSTVEDKERIKRILKDENHMFEQMAALDLYAMLSKHKADIMLSGGRTQFIALKAKTPWLDINQERQHPYAGYDGMVELVRQIDLAIHSPIWDQVREPAPWDRQPAVEDNLASMKNGTATVNAFNEFAGATAHRFGNR, from the coding sequence ATGACCTCGCTCAGTGCCAAGATCCAGGACGTTTTCGACGAGCCCGCCTGCGATAACAACCGCGGCAAGGATGCCAAGGCGCGCAAGCAGGGCTGCTCGAAGCCGCTGACCCCCGGGGCGGCAGCCGGCGGCTGCGCCTTTGACGGCGCCAAGATCGTCCTGCAGCCGATCACCGACGTTGCGCACCTGGTCCATGCACCGCTCGCCTGCGAGGGCAATTCATGGGACAACAGAGGCGCAGCCTCGTCCGGGCCAACCCTGTGGCGGACAAGCTTCACAACCGACCTCACCGAACTCGACGTCGTGATGGGGCAGGGCGAGCGGAAGCTGTTCAGGGCGATCCGCGAGATCAAGGAAACATATGCGCCGCCGGCAGTCTTCGTCTATTCGACCTGCGTGACGGCGCTGATCGGCGACGACATTGAGGCCGTGTGCAAACGCGCGGCCGAAAAATTCGGCTTGGCCGTGGTGCCGATCAATGCGCCGGGCTTGGCCGGCTCCAAGAACCTCGGCAACAAACTCGCCGCCGAAGCGTTGCTCGATCATGTCATCGGCACGGTGGAACCCGACGACGCCGGGCCCTACGACATCAACATCCTTGGCGAATTCAACCTCTCCGGCGAATTCTGGCTGGTGAAGCCGCTGCTTGATCGGCTCGGCATCCGGGTGCGCGCCTGCATTCCGGGCGATGCGCGTTACATCGACGTTGCATCCGCGCACCGCTCCCAGGCGGCTATGTTGGTGTGCTCGAGCGCACTGATCAATCTGGCCCGCAAGATGGCGGGGCGCTGGGACATCCCGTTCTTCGAGGGCTCCTTCTACGGCATAACCGATACCTCGGAGGCACTTCGCAACATTGCTGAGCTGCTGGTGAGGAAGGGCGCCGATGCGGAGATCCTCGAGCGCACGGACACGCTGATCGCTGAGCAGGAGGCGATTGCGTGGAAGAAGCTCGAGGCCTACCGCCAGCGGCTTCAAGGCAAGCGCGTGCTGCTCAATACGGGCGGTGTGAAGTCCTGGTCAGTCGTCCACGCGCTGATGGAGATCGGCATGGAGATCGTCGGCACCTCGGTCAAGAAATCCACAGTCGAAGACAAGGAGCGGATCAAGCGGATCCTCAAGGACGAAAACCACATGTTCGAGCAGATGGCAGCGCTCGATCTTTACGCCATGCTCTCAAAACACAAGGCCGACATCATGCTGTCGGGCGGGCGCACGCAATTCATCGCGCTGAAGGCCAAGACACCCTGGCTCGATATCAACCAGGAGCGCCAACATCCTTATGCCGGCTATGACGGCATGGTGGAACTTGTCCGGCAGATCGACCTCGCCATTCATAGCCCGATCTGGGACCAGGTGCGGGAGCCGGCGCCGTGGGATCGCCAGCCTGCTGTGGAGGACAATCTGGCGAGCATGAAGAACGGGACCGCGACTGTGAACGCCTTCAATGAATTTGCTGGCGCGACGGCTCACCGCTTCGGCAACCGTTGA
- the nifK gene encoding nitrogenase molybdenum-iron protein subunit beta, translating to MPQSAEKVLDHAPLFREPEYRQMLAEKKLNFECPHPDQIVTDQRELTKTWEYREKNLAREALVINPAKACQPLGAVFAAAGFERTMSFVHGSQGCVAYYRSHLSRHFKEPSSAVSSSMTEDAAVFGGLKNMVDGLANTYKLYDPKMIAVSTTCMAEVIGDDLRSFIENAKNEGSVPCDFDVPFAHTPAFVGSHVDGYDGMVKGVLEHFWKGSERSQAAGTINIIPGFDGFCVGNNRELKRLLDLMGVIYTVIQDASDQFDTPSDGEYRMYDGGTKIEDVKGALNAEATLSLQHYNTRKTLEYCNEVGQATASFHYPLGVQATDEFLMKVSAISGQEIPETIRMERGRLVDAMADSQSWLHGKKYAIYGDPDFVYAMARFVMETGGEPTHCLATNGTSAWEAEMKELLASSSFGQDAQVWAGKDLWAMRSLLFTEPVDLLIGNSYGKYLERDTGTPLIRLMFPIFDRHHHHRFPLMGYQGGLRVLTTILDKIFDKLDRETSETGVTDYSYDLTR from the coding sequence ATGCCGCAATCGGCCGAAAAAGTTCTCGACCATGCTCCATTGTTCCGCGAGCCGGAATACAGACAAATGCTTGCCGAGAAGAAACTGAATTTCGAATGTCCGCACCCTGATCAGATCGTCACCGATCAACGCGAATTGACCAAGACTTGGGAATACCGCGAAAAGAACCTCGCTCGCGAGGCGCTTGTCATAAACCCCGCCAAGGCCTGCCAGCCGCTCGGTGCGGTGTTCGCGGCCGCGGGCTTCGAGCGCACCATGTCTTTCGTCCACGGTAGCCAGGGCTGCGTTGCCTACTACCGCTCGCATCTGTCGCGACATTTCAAGGAGCCTTCGTCAGCGGTTTCCTCCTCGATGACCGAGGACGCGGCAGTGTTTGGCGGCCTCAAGAACATGGTCGACGGGCTCGCCAATACATACAAGCTCTACGACCCCAAGATGATCGCCGTCTCGACCACCTGCATGGCCGAGGTCATTGGCGACGACCTGCGGAGCTTCATAGAGAACGCCAAGAACGAAGGCTCGGTCCCGTGCGACTTCGACGTGCCTTTCGCTCATACGCCTGCCTTCGTCGGCAGCCATGTCGATGGCTACGACGGCATGGTGAAGGGCGTGCTGGAGCATTTCTGGAAGGGCAGCGAGCGCTCGCAAGCCGCTGGGACCATCAACATCATTCCAGGCTTCGACGGATTCTGCGTCGGAAACAACCGGGAACTCAAGCGCCTCCTCGACCTGATGGGTGTCATTTATACCGTCATTCAAGACGCCTCAGACCAGTTCGACACGCCGTCGGACGGTGAATACCGCATGTATGACGGTGGCACGAAGATCGAAGACGTGAAAGGGGCACTCAACGCGGAGGCGACACTGTCGCTGCAGCATTACAACACCCGCAAGACGCTGGAATATTGCAACGAGGTCGGGCAGGCGACGGCATCCTTCCACTATCCGCTGGGAGTCCAGGCGACCGACGAATTCCTGATGAAGGTCTCAGCGATTTCCGGCCAGGAGATCCCCGAGACGATCCGGATGGAGCGCGGCCGACTGGTTGACGCCATGGCGGACAGCCAGTCATGGCTGCACGGCAAGAAGTACGCAATCTATGGGGATCCGGACTTCGTCTACGCCATGGCCCGCTTCGTCATGGAGACCGGCGGCGAGCCGACACATTGCCTCGCGACCAACGGCACATCGGCCTGGGAGGCCGAGATGAAGGAGTTGCTTGCATCCTCGTCCTTCGGCCAGGATGCCCAGGTCTGGGCGGGCAAGGATCTCTGGGCGATGCGTTCGCTGCTTTTTACAGAGCCGGTGGACCTGCTGATCGGCAATTCCTATGGCAAGTATCTGGAGCGCGACACCGGCACGCCGCTGATCCGGCTGATGTTTCCAATCTTCGACCGGCACCATCACCATCGCTTTCCCCTCATGGGCTACCAGGGTGGATTACGCGTGCTGACGACGATCCTCGACAAGATATTCGACAAGCTCGATCGCGAGACGAGCGAAACGGGCGTGACGGACTATTCCTATGACCTCACCCGCTAA
- the nifH gene encoding nitrogenase iron protein, with the protein MSGLRQIAFYGKGGIGKSTTSQNTLAALVDLGQKILIVGCDPKADSTRLILNAKAQDTVLHLAAQEGSVEDLELQDVLKIGYKDIKCVESGGPEPGVGCAGRGVITSINFLEENGAYDNVDYVSYDVLGDVVCGGFAMPIRENKAQEIYIVMSGEMMALYAANNIAKGILKYAHSGGVRLGGLICNERQTDRELDLSEALAARLNSKLIHFVPRDNIVQHAELRKMTVIQYAPDSKQAGEYRALAEKIHVNSGQGTIPTPITMEELEDMLLDFGIMKTDEQMLAELQAKEAKLAVAQ; encoded by the coding sequence ATGTCAGGTCTGCGTCAGATCGCATTCTACGGAAAGGGGGGCATCGGCAAGTCCACCACCTCTCAAAATACGCTAGCCGCCCTGGTCGACCTCGGACAGAAAATCCTGATCGTCGGCTGCGACCCCAAAGCCGACTCCACCCGGCTGATCCTGAACGCAAAGGCGCAGGATACCGTTCTGCATCTCGCCGCCCAAGAAGGTTCTGTGGAAGACCTTGAACTCCAGGACGTGCTCAAGATCGGCTACAAAGACATCAAGTGCGTGGAGTCCGGCGGCCCCGAGCCGGGTGTCGGCTGCGCCGGCCGCGGCGTCATCACCTCGATCAACTTCCTCGAGGAGAACGGCGCCTATGATAATGTCGACTATGTCTCCTACGACGTGCTGGGCGATGTGGTGTGCGGCGGCTTTGCGATGCCGATCCGCGAAAACAAGGCCCAGGAAATCTACATCGTCATGTCCGGCGAGATGATGGCGCTCTATGCCGCCAACAACATCGCCAAGGGTATCCTGAAATACGCCCATTCGGGCGGCGTGCGGCTCGGCGGGCTGATCTGCAATGAGCGACAGACCGACCGCGAGCTCGACCTCTCCGAGGCGCTGGCCGCCAGACTCAATTCCAAGCTCATCCACTTCGTGCCGCGCGACAACATCGTCCAGCACGCCGAACTGAGAAAGATGACGGTAATCCAGTATGCGCCGGACTCCAAACAGGCAGGGGAGTACCGCGCGTTGGCCGAGAAGATCCATGTCAATTCGGGCCAGGGCACCATCCCGACCCCAATCACCATGGAGGAGCTCGAGGACATGCTGCTCGACTTCGGCATCATGAAGACGGACGAGCAAATGCTTGCCGAGCTTCAGGCCAAGGAAGCGAAATTGGCCGTCGCTCAGTAG
- the nifN gene encoding nitrogenase iron-molybdenum cofactor biosynthesis protein NifN, whose amino-acid sequence MVRILRKIKSAAVNPLKSSQPLGAAFAFLGVEGAMPLFHGSQGCTSFALVLFVRHFKEAIPLQTTAMDEVATILGGADHLEEAILNLKTRTKPKLIGVCTTALVETRGEDCASDIANVKLKHAEELAGTEVVLANTPDFGGAIEEGWAKAVAAMIEGITRSGARTRQPKKIAILPGCNLTVADVEHLRDMVESFGLKPVILPDVSGSLDGTVPDRWVTTTYGGTSVEEIRELGTAAQCIVIGEHMRHPAKTLHGLTGVPYAVFQSLTGLKAVDRFVSLLSAVSGAAVPARVRRRRAQLEDALLDGHFHFGGKRIAIAAEPDQLYQLATFFTGMGCEIAAAVTTTDMSKILQKVPADWVQIGDLGDLEVLAAGADLLVTHSHGRQASRRLGIPLMRVGFPIFDRLGSQHKLTILYRGTRDLIFDVANIFQANQHAPTPEALDPFRKREMPDELRSSPLTRH is encoded by the coding sequence ATGGTCCGCATCCTTCGCAAAATCAAATCAGCGGCGGTCAACCCGCTGAAGTCGTCGCAGCCGCTGGGTGCCGCCTTCGCTTTTCTTGGAGTCGAGGGTGCGATGCCCCTGTTCCATGGCAGCCAAGGCTGCACCAGCTTCGCGCTCGTGCTCTTCGTGCGGCATTTCAAGGAAGCGATCCCCTTGCAGACAACGGCGATGGATGAGGTGGCAACCATACTCGGCGGAGCGGACCATCTGGAAGAGGCGATCCTCAACCTCAAAACCCGCACTAAGCCAAAGCTGATAGGAGTGTGCACGACCGCGCTGGTGGAGACCCGTGGCGAAGACTGCGCGAGTGATATCGCCAACGTCAAGCTGAAGCATGCGGAAGAGCTCGCGGGTACGGAGGTTGTGCTGGCCAACACGCCTGATTTCGGCGGCGCTATCGAAGAAGGCTGGGCCAAGGCTGTCGCGGCGATGATCGAAGGGATTACACGGTCGGGCGCACGGACCCGGCAGCCGAAGAAGATCGCGATCCTGCCCGGATGCAATCTCACTGTCGCTGACGTCGAGCATTTGCGTGACATGGTTGAAAGTTTTGGGCTCAAGCCGGTTATCCTGCCGGACGTCTCCGGCTCACTCGACGGCACGGTTCCTGACCGCTGGGTAACCACTACCTATGGCGGCACCAGCGTCGAGGAAATCCGCGAGCTTGGCACGGCCGCGCAATGCATCGTCATCGGCGAGCACATGCGCCACCCGGCGAAAACGCTGCACGGGTTGACCGGCGTGCCTTACGCGGTGTTCCAGTCGCTGACCGGATTGAAGGCCGTCGACCGGTTCGTCTCGCTGCTATCGGCGGTTTCGGGCGCGGCGGTGCCGGCCCGGGTTCGCCGTCGCCGGGCGCAATTGGAGGATGCATTGCTCGACGGACATTTCCATTTCGGAGGCAAGAGAATTGCGATCGCTGCGGAACCAGACCAACTCTATCAACTCGCAACCTTCTTCACCGGCATGGGCTGCGAAATCGCAGCGGCGGTCACGACGACCGATATGTCGAAGATTCTGCAAAAAGTACCGGCGGACTGGGTTCAGATCGGCGATCTCGGCGATTTGGAAGTTCTTGCAGCGGGCGCGGATCTTCTCGTTACGCATTCCCACGGTCGCCAGGCGTCGCGACGCCTTGGCATTCCGCTCATGCGCGTCGGCTTCCCGATCTTCGACCGGCTCGGCAGCCAGCACAAGCTCACAATCCTCTATCGGGGGACGCGCGACCTGATCTTCGATGTTGCCAACATCTTCCAGGCCAATCAGCACGCGCCGACGCCTGAGGCGCTTGATCCATTCCGGAAACGAGAAATGCCAGATGAGCTCCGTTCGTCGCCTCTCACTCGTCACTGA
- the tnpB gene encoding IS66 family insertion sequence element accessory protein TnpB (TnpB, as the term is used for proteins encoded by IS66 family insertion elements, is considered an accessory protein, since TnpC, encoded by a neighboring gene, is a DDE family transposase.): protein MVATKPVDFRKGAEGLAALVRETMGADPFSGAVYVFRAKRADRVKLVYFDGTGVCLLAKRLEDGKFCWPAITDGVVRLSAAQLQALLEGLDWRRVHDARETRAPVAAS from the coding sequence ATGGTCGCGACGAAGCCGGTGGACTTCCGCAAGGGGGCCGAGGGCCTGGCGGCGCTGGTGCGCGAGACGATGGGCGCCGATCCGTTCTCTGGCGCGGTCTACGTCTTCAGGGCCAAGCGCGCCGACCGGGTCAAGCTGGTGTACTTCGACGGCACCGGCGTGTGCCTGCTGGCGAAGCGTCTGGAAGACGGGAAGTTCTGCTGGCCTGCCATCACCGATGGCGTGGTGAGGTTGTCGGCGGCGCAATTGCAGGCGCTCCTGGAAGGGTTGGATTGGCGGCGCGTGCATGACGCCCGCGAGACGCGCGCGCCGGTCGCGGCAAGTTGA
- the tnpC gene encoding IS66 family transposase, with protein sequence MLAAERAENERLRQIIKELQRHRFGRRAESLPVDQLLLGLEEAEQIEAEGFAAEDTADTAKREARARKRRANRGSLPAHLPRIEQIIDIPDYICPCCKGMLHVMGEDRSERLDIVPAQFRVIVTRRPKYACRSCEEIVVQAPAPSRLVEGGIPTEATVAHVLVSKYADHLPLYRQAQIYARQGVNLDRSTLADWVGKAAFLLRPIHERLFERLKASGKLFADETTAPVLDPGRGRTKTGQLFAYARDDRPWGGIDPPGVAYLYAPDRKAEQPLRHLQGFVGILQVDGYAGYRALAERNAVSLAFCWAHVRRRFYELAQSGPAPIATEALQRIGELYKIESEIRGRPAEERCAARQQRSRPIIDALEPWLRGKLALVSQKSKLAEAIRYPLSRWAGLGRFLDDGRVEIDSNVVERSIRPIALNRKNALFAGSDGGGEHWATIASLVETAKLNGLDPYAYLADVITRIVAGHPQSQLDYLLPWAYAPAPLKAVA encoded by the coding sequence ATGCTGGCGGCGGAGCGCGCCGAGAACGAGCGGCTGCGCCAGATCATCAAGGAACTGCAGCGCCACCGCTTCGGCCGCAGAGCAGAGAGCCTGCCGGTCGACCAGCTGCTGCTGGGCCTTGAAGAGGCCGAGCAGATCGAGGCTGAAGGCTTCGCCGCGGAGGACACCGCCGATACTGCCAAGCGCGAGGCTCGCGCCAGGAAGCGCCGCGCCAACCGTGGATCACTGCCCGCGCATCTGCCGCGTATCGAGCAGATCATCGACATTCCCGACTATATCTGCCCGTGCTGCAAGGGGATGCTGCACGTCATGGGCGAGGATCGTTCCGAGCGCCTCGACATCGTGCCGGCCCAATTCCGCGTCATCGTCACGCGCCGGCCGAAGTATGCCTGTCGGAGCTGCGAGGAGATTGTAGTGCAGGCGCCGGCTCCGTCGCGGCTCGTCGAGGGCGGCATCCCGACTGAGGCGACCGTCGCCCATGTGCTGGTCTCCAAGTACGCCGACCATCTTCCCCTGTATCGCCAGGCGCAAATCTACGCCCGCCAAGGCGTGAACCTGGATCGCTCAACGCTTGCCGATTGGGTCGGCAAGGCGGCTTTCCTGCTCCGCCCCATCCACGAGCGGTTGTTCGAGCGGCTGAAGGCGTCCGGGAAGCTCTTCGCCGACGAGACCACGGCGCCGGTGCTCGATCCCGGGCGCGGCCGCACCAAGACGGGCCAACTGTTCGCCTATGCACGCGACGATCGCCCCTGGGGCGGGATCGATCCGCCCGGCGTCGCCTATCTCTATGCGCCCGATCGAAAGGCCGAGCAGCCACTGCGGCACCTTCAGGGCTTCGTCGGGATTCTGCAAGTCGACGGCTACGCGGGATACCGGGCGTTGGCCGAGCGCAATGCCGTGAGCCTGGCCTTCTGCTGGGCCCATGTCCGTCGCCGCTTCTACGAACTGGCCCAGTCCGGGCCCGCGCCGATCGCGACAGAGGCGCTCCAGCGCATCGGCGAGCTCTACAAGATCGAGAGCGAGATCCGGGGCCGCCCGGCGGAGGAGCGCTGCGCTGCTCGCCAGCAGAGAAGCCGACCCATCATCGACGCCCTCGAGCCGTGGCTGCGCGGGAAACTCGCGCTGGTCAGCCAGAAGAGCAAGCTCGCCGAAGCAATCCGCTACCCGCTGTCGCGCTGGGCTGGGCTTGGTCGCTTCCTCGACGACGGCCGCGTCGAGATCGACTCCAACGTCGTCGAACGCTCGATCAGGCCAATCGCCCTCAATCGGAAGAATGCGCTCTTCGCCGGTTCCGACGGCGGTGGAGAGCACTGGGCGACGATCGCCTCGCTCGTAGAAACCGCGAAACTCAACGGCCTCGACCCGTACGCCTACCTCGCCGACGTCATCACCCGCATCGTCGCAGGCCATCCGCAAAGCCAGCTCGACTACCTGCTGCCCTGGGCGTATGCCCCCGCGCCACTCAAGGCCGTGGCCTGA
- a CDS encoding DNA adenine methylase, whose translation MPLATSPLRYPGGKAPLTGLVSQIIRLNKLQYGHYAEPYAGGCGLALGLLYGGYVSDIHINDIDRGIWAFWNVVLNQTDDFIDLMNRTPVTLDEWRRRREMQRNQRGLSPLEIAFTTFFLNRTNRSGIIKNAGVIGGLGQVGDYKIDCRFTKSELERRIRRVQRYRDHIHLHRKDALDFLKHVERNLPERTFLCIDPPYFKKGSTLYTSFYDPEDHAAVATKILGLDRPWIITYDRCDEISALYKTRRQYEISLNYSAQVKRVGSELLVVSKGLKVPDELRDAQVHKPQYRSAA comes from the coding sequence ATGCCTTTGGCAACCTCACCGCTGCGCTATCCGGGCGGAAAAGCTCCACTGACGGGACTTGTGTCCCAAATCATCCGTCTGAACAAATTGCAGTACGGGCACTATGCGGAACCCTATGCCGGGGGATGCGGGCTGGCGCTCGGCTTGCTTTACGGCGGCTACGTCAGCGACATTCACATCAACGACATCGACCGCGGAATATGGGCGTTTTGGAATGTCGTCCTCAACCAAACAGACGATTTCATCGACTTGATGAATCGAACGCCTGTCACGCTCGACGAATGGCGTCGAAGACGTGAAATGCAACGAAATCAGCGCGGCCTATCACCACTAGAAATAGCCTTCACCACGTTCTTCCTGAATCGAACAAATCGCTCCGGAATCATCAAGAACGCAGGGGTTATCGGTGGCCTCGGTCAGGTAGGCGACTACAAGATTGATTGCCGCTTCACCAAGAGCGAATTAGAGCGGCGAATTAGGCGAGTGCAAAGATACCGGGACCACATCCACCTGCACAGAAAGGACGCGCTAGACTTCCTCAAGCACGTCGAACGAAACCTCCCCGAACGCACATTCCTTTGCATCGATCCGCCGTACTTCAAAAAAGGCTCGACCCTCTATACGAGCTTCTACGATCCCGAGGACCATGCAGCGGTCGCGACGAAAATCCTGGGCCTCGATAGGCCTTGGATAATCACCTACGACCGCTGCGACGAAATAAGCGCTCTCTACAAGACGCGCAGGCAGTATGAGATTTCTCTCAACTACTCGGCTCAGGTAAAGCGCGTTGGCTCGGAACTTCTCGTCGTATCCAAGGGCCTTAAAGTGCCCGACGAGCTTCGAGACGCACAGGTTCACAAACCTCAATACCGAAGCGCCGCCTAG